Proteins encoded by one window of Chromobacterium violaceum ATCC 12472:
- a CDS encoding YjbH domain-containing protein — MHKKSRNDLVTGVLQKGVPLLFACGALAQPSLNGQIGYINMPSARVGDDGTMSFGYSYDKPYGTLWTSTTILPWLEVSGRYISIAGAPGFTDQQYGGGYGRYKDKAIDTKFRLVEETRWLPEISLGFTDIQGTRLWKGTNLIATKQVLPGLETTLGYGSGRIQGMFGGLRYTPSFLPNWSLVAEYDANNYSQDPHPFVAQTFATEYRKKGPAIGLEYQWGWLGLQVARQKTHNSVNAHIDIPLNVTEFVPKIQEPAYFTGGPDLPTRPTLDQWKGDSSRARQLASALGNQDFKNIRIAMQRDTLVMELGNSRISNVGRAVGRAVRTALYYAPLETREIKVVYTELEQPVATYNFYDMTTLNQYLLGKINRERFLQTVNIKSGRDQELEPLNSQTLAQSLRDGINVNLLTNRDGDWVQVTSDDTEDNRFHLAPKLGVYFNDPSGAFHYDIMAEATYKRRFSKGLYLDSALSADVYNTITAVKQPSNSDLPHVRSDIADYKRVKTPKLNRLLLNQYMTLSPNVYARASAGIYEEMFRGAGGQVLYYPSFNQSWAVDLAVDALQQRDVNGWFGKRDYQTVTAITSLHYQLPMGVTTTVRAGRFLAKDDGVRFELSRRFRSGVEAGFWYTKTNGHDITSPGTPEKPYNDKGIFITIPLNSLLTFDSRTVGGFSLSPWTRDVGQMVMTPGDLYDILSNPKRDIHAYDGLGNFAERADEQNLPQVTSPQPDYTPWPVIRMRLEDSSSQWLEMDNKTAGLGLATIAVATAAALDKRVDRAFKDHQQNSLVKSWGQVGKNLPIATAALSGAAFALGDDRLSNTGLIALESAGVAVAGSEMLKFTSNRARPGDDNAPWRSQPAGTSRWQSSFTSNHTAILFATVTPFAKEYDQPWLYGIAALGAAGRLASQDHWLSDITAGGILGYVAGNWLWQSQRDNSRYQSNIVVTPKQVGVQLNIPIQ, encoded by the coding sequence ATGCATAAAAAATCCAGGAATGATCTGGTCACAGGGGTGTTGCAAAAAGGGGTTCCACTGCTATTTGCCTGTGGAGCATTGGCTCAGCCATCATTAAATGGCCAGATTGGCTATATCAATATGCCGTCTGCGCGTGTGGGCGATGACGGCACGATGAGCTTCGGCTACAGTTATGACAAGCCATACGGCACTCTCTGGACCTCGACCACCATACTGCCCTGGCTTGAGGTGTCGGGGCGCTACATCTCCATCGCCGGTGCACCAGGCTTTACCGATCAACAATATGGCGGTGGCTACGGTCGCTACAAAGACAAGGCCATCGATACTAAATTCCGGCTTGTAGAGGAGACCCGCTGGCTGCCGGAAATTTCACTTGGTTTCACTGACATCCAAGGCACTCGCCTATGGAAAGGCACGAACCTGATCGCCACTAAGCAAGTTCTCCCAGGTCTGGAGACGACGCTTGGCTACGGCTCGGGCCGCATTCAAGGCATGTTCGGCGGCCTGCGCTACACCCCTAGCTTTCTACCTAACTGGTCTCTGGTTGCAGAGTACGATGCCAATAATTACAGCCAAGATCCGCATCCATTTGTAGCACAGACATTTGCGACAGAATATCGAAAAAAGGGTCCTGCCATTGGCCTGGAATACCAATGGGGCTGGTTAGGGCTTCAAGTCGCTCGCCAGAAAACCCACAATAGCGTGAATGCGCATATCGACATTCCACTGAACGTAACCGAGTTTGTGCCCAAAATTCAGGAGCCTGCTTATTTCACAGGGGGCCCCGACCTCCCGACACGGCCGACGCTCGATCAATGGAAAGGCGATAGCAGCCGGGCTCGCCAGCTGGCCTCCGCACTGGGCAATCAAGATTTCAAGAATATCCGCATCGCCATGCAACGCGATACTTTGGTGATGGAGCTCGGCAATAGCCGGATATCGAACGTCGGCCGTGCAGTCGGCCGCGCAGTGCGGACCGCACTGTATTACGCTCCGCTGGAAACCCGTGAAATCAAAGTCGTGTATACCGAACTGGAGCAGCCGGTCGCTACCTATAACTTTTATGATATGACCACGCTCAATCAATATCTGCTGGGCAAGATCAATCGTGAGCGTTTCCTGCAAACCGTCAACATCAAATCTGGCCGCGACCAAGAGCTTGAGCCGCTGAACAGCCAAACCCTGGCGCAATCACTCCGCGATGGTATCAATGTCAACCTACTGACCAATCGCGACGGAGATTGGGTTCAAGTTACCAGCGACGATACCGAAGATAACCGCTTCCATCTGGCCCCCAAGCTGGGCGTCTATTTCAACGATCCTAGCGGTGCCTTCCACTATGACATCATGGCTGAGGCAACCTACAAACGACGTTTCAGCAAAGGCTTATACCTAGATAGCGCGTTAAGCGCAGATGTATATAACACCATCACGGCAGTCAAACAACCATCAAACAGTGATTTGCCTCATGTTCGGTCCGACATAGCGGACTATAAGCGAGTCAAGACACCCAAGCTGAACCGCCTATTGTTGAACCAGTACATGACGCTGTCGCCCAATGTCTACGCCCGCGCTTCCGCGGGCATCTATGAAGAAATGTTCCGCGGTGCTGGCGGTCAGGTTCTGTATTATCCTAGTTTCAACCAAAGCTGGGCGGTAGATTTGGCGGTGGACGCCTTGCAGCAACGTGATGTCAACGGCTGGTTCGGCAAGCGAGATTACCAAACCGTCACGGCAATTACGTCGCTGCACTACCAGTTGCCAATGGGTGTCACCACCACCGTCCGCGCCGGACGCTTCCTTGCCAAAGATGATGGCGTACGCTTCGAGCTATCTCGCCGCTTCCGTTCAGGTGTCGAAGCCGGCTTCTGGTATACCAAGACCAATGGCCATGACATCACCTCTCCGGGCACACCGGAGAAACCATACAATGACAAAGGGATATTCATCACCATCCCTCTCAATAGTCTGCTGACTTTCGACAGCCGTACCGTCGGCGGCTTCTCACTGTCGCCCTGGACACGAGATGTCGGCCAAATGGTCATGACTCCAGGCGATCTCTATGACATTCTCAGCAACCCCAAACGCGATATCCATGCCTACGATGGTCTGGGCAATTTCGCGGAACGCGCCGATGAACAGAATCTGCCACAAGTCACCTCGCCGCAACCCGACTATACACCTTGGCCAGTGATTCGAATGCGGCTGGAGGACTCCAGCAGTCAATGGCTAGAAATGGATAATAAGACTGCAGGGCTAGGGCTCGCGACAATTGCTGTCGCCACTGCCGCAGCCCTGGACAAACGGGTAGACCGCGCATTCAAGGACCACCAACAGAATAGCTTAGTAAAGAGTTGGGGCCAAGTTGGAAAGAATTTGCCTATTGCGACCGCTGCCCTTTCTGGCGCAGCGTTCGCTCTGGGAGATGATCGATTGAGCAACACGGGCCTGATTGCGCTGGAGTCAGCAGGTGTTGCAGTAGCGGGTAGCGAAATGTTGAAGTTTACCTCCAACCGCGCGCGCCCAGGAGATGACAACGCACCATGGCGTAGCCAGCCTGCAGGAACATCGCGTTGGCAAAGCAGCTTCACGTCCAATCACACGGCGATACTGTTCGCCACTGTTACACCATTCGCGAAGGAATACGACCAACCCTGGTTATACGGCATAGCCGCACTCGGCGCCGCAGGCCGACTGGCCAGCCAGGATCATTGGCTGTCCGACATCACCGCCGGCGGGATCCTAGGCTATGTCGCCGGCAATTGGCTCTGGCAGTCGCAACGCGACAATAGCCGCTATCAAAGCAATATAGTTGTTACCCCCAAGCAGGTTGGGGTGCAGCTCAACATTCCCATCCAATAA
- a CDS encoding SLBB domain-containing protein, translating into MRFLKLPGKSLLAMCLLLGSACLHAADSYPNAATPNYDIESVNGLPSINNTPINTGKNPIPGSPKVQNTPLLDEHGYLLDKEGNPKLPPFTIFIKNSTGQTLPIFGSRLFQNPATKFDAPQSVQINPDYIIGSGDQLQIKGWGMVDIDLTLTVDRNGAIYLPRVGNISVAGVHYRDLQGVLKKSVSRVFNNFDLTVSLLQSRSVQIYVVGHARQPGSYTLNAMSTLLNALLESGGPSDSGSLRKVKLMRGGKEVATVDLYAILVDGDKSEDQTLRDGDVIQIPTAGPRVAVFGDVKNPAIYEFKSGETSADLLHWAGGLESAAEGKELLIEKNVGNRFLKQAKVQDDLQPLNKIRLKAGDIFRLNVPNAQAVSVLKDEQFVTVSGESNATGTFQLRKNETLRQLLIRLGGVSEYGYVFGTMLARESIREQQQKKLDEIASRFEKDLEQNATARLAKLTDKDTIAAVNSELEAQRKLAAKMRSIKAEGRVVLELKDSSAEIKDLPDLELKDGDRIDIPQRPGTVNVLGAVYQANAFIYRPQRNVNDYLSLAGGTSPTADKSSVYVLRADGTVGSNNNSGWFSSVSGMRINPGDTIVVPEELNTGSWTQALKEWTTILYQFGLGAAGLKVLK; encoded by the coding sequence ATGCGTTTTTTAAAATTGCCTGGAAAATCATTGTTAGCTATGTGCCTGCTACTGGGCAGCGCCTGCCTTCATGCCGCAGACAGCTACCCAAATGCAGCCACGCCCAACTATGACATAGAGAGTGTCAATGGTCTCCCATCTATCAATAATACACCTATAAACACTGGAAAAAATCCTATCCCTGGATCGCCTAAAGTTCAGAATACTCCGCTTCTGGATGAGCATGGCTATTTGCTGGACAAGGAAGGAAATCCCAAGCTCCCGCCCTTCACCATATTTATCAAAAACTCGACAGGCCAGACACTACCAATATTTGGTAGCCGTCTGTTTCAGAATCCGGCGACAAAATTCGATGCACCACAAAGCGTACAAATCAACCCGGATTATATAATCGGCAGTGGCGACCAATTGCAGATCAAGGGCTGGGGGATGGTTGACATAGACCTGACCCTGACCGTCGATCGTAATGGCGCAATCTATCTACCGCGCGTAGGCAATATTTCAGTCGCCGGCGTGCACTACCGCGACCTGCAGGGCGTACTGAAAAAAAGCGTCAGCCGTGTATTCAATAACTTTGATCTGACTGTCAGCCTGCTGCAAAGCCGATCAGTGCAAATTTACGTTGTCGGCCATGCGCGCCAACCCGGCAGTTACACCTTAAATGCAATGAGCACGCTGCTTAATGCCCTACTGGAATCCGGTGGGCCTAGCGATAGCGGCAGCTTGCGCAAAGTCAAGCTGATGCGGGGCGGCAAGGAAGTAGCAACAGTCGATCTGTACGCAATTCTAGTAGACGGCGATAAGTCAGAAGACCAAACGCTTCGCGACGGTGACGTGATACAGATCCCGACAGCCGGCCCCCGTGTAGCCGTGTTCGGCGATGTCAAGAATCCGGCTATCTACGAATTCAAATCCGGCGAAACCAGCGCCGATCTCTTGCATTGGGCCGGCGGTCTCGAATCTGCCGCTGAAGGCAAGGAGCTGTTGATTGAAAAAAATGTCGGCAACCGCTTCCTGAAGCAAGCAAAAGTGCAGGATGACTTGCAACCGCTGAACAAAATCCGCCTCAAGGCTGGCGATATCTTCCGACTCAATGTACCGAATGCCCAAGCAGTCAGCGTGTTGAAAGATGAGCAGTTCGTTACTGTCAGCGGCGAATCCAATGCCACCGGCACATTCCAACTCCGTAAAAACGAGACCCTGCGCCAGTTGCTGATACGACTTGGCGGCGTAAGCGAATACGGTTATGTATTCGGTACCATGCTGGCTCGCGAAAGCATACGCGAGCAGCAGCAAAAGAAGCTGGATGAGATCGCCTCACGCTTCGAAAAGGATCTTGAACAAAATGCCACGGCTCGTCTTGCCAAACTGACTGATAAAGACACCATTGCAGCAGTGAACTCAGAATTAGAAGCACAGCGTAAGCTAGCGGCCAAAATGCGATCCATCAAAGCTGAAGGTCGCGTAGTGCTGGAGTTGAAAGACAGCTCAGCCGAAATCAAGGACCTGCCTGATTTAGAGCTTAAAGACGGCGACAGGATTGATATTCCGCAACGCCCCGGTACTGTAAATGTCTTAGGCGCAGTTTATCAAGCCAATGCCTTCATTTACCGCCCGCAACGCAATGTCAATGATTACCTGTCTCTTGCCGGCGGAACCTCGCCGACTGCGGATAAGTCATCTGTTTATGTGCTGCGTGCGGATGGCACCGTTGGCAGCAACAATAACAGTGGCTGGTTTTCCAGTGTAAGTGGGATGCGTATCAACCCAGGTGACACCATCGTGGTACCAGAAGAATTGAACACTGGTAGCTGGACTCAAGCACTCAAGGAATGGACCACCATTCTCTATCAATTCGGTCTGGGCGCTGCGGGTCTGAAAGTACTGAAATGA
- a CDS encoding multidrug effflux MFS transporter, giving the protein MSRTSRNHFGLAALLAALSTLGPFSIDTFLPAMRAIGDTLSASPLEMQQALTVYLFCYALMMLWHGSISDAVGRRPVVLATTLLFGLASVGCALSNTLGQLLLFRALQGLCGGAGLVVGRAIIRDRLEGAAAQRLMSQVTMLFSLSPAVAPVVGGWLFGAFGWHSIFAFMALIGFALFALCWFGLPETHPKAARQPLHPRPLLASYWRVGRTVNFQLLTAAVSFNFAGFFLYVPSAPVFLMQHLRLGPTEFLWLFGPAVSGIMFGAYLSGRMAGHFSSREVVSRAYWLMFAAALANLVYNLLAPEQALPWAVLPLALYTTGMSLAAPSITLNLMDQFPELRGTASSLQGFCQTMVSSLVAGVIAPLAWASPLRLALVMNLLLLLGFICRMGYRFRQLGKDENKPAV; this is encoded by the coding sequence ATGTCCCGCACCTCTCGCAATCATTTTGGCCTGGCCGCGCTGCTGGCGGCGTTGTCCACGCTGGGTCCGTTCTCGATCGACACCTTCCTGCCCGCGATGCGGGCCATCGGCGACACGCTGTCTGCGTCGCCGCTGGAAATGCAGCAGGCGCTGACGGTCTACCTGTTCTGCTACGCGTTGATGATGCTGTGGCACGGTTCGATTTCCGACGCGGTGGGCCGCCGGCCGGTGGTGCTGGCGACCACGCTGTTGTTCGGCCTGGCTTCGGTCGGCTGCGCGCTGTCCAATACCTTGGGCCAGCTATTGTTGTTCCGCGCGCTGCAGGGGCTGTGCGGCGGGGCCGGCCTGGTGGTGGGGCGGGCCATCATCCGCGACAGATTGGAAGGCGCCGCGGCGCAGCGGCTGATGTCGCAGGTGACCATGCTGTTCTCGCTGTCCCCGGCGGTCGCGCCGGTAGTCGGCGGCTGGCTGTTCGGCGCCTTCGGCTGGCATTCCATCTTCGCGTTCATGGCGCTGATCGGCTTCGCGCTGTTCGCGCTGTGCTGGTTCGGCCTGCCGGAAACCCATCCGAAGGCGGCGCGGCAGCCTTTGCATCCGCGCCCGCTGCTGGCCAGCTACTGGCGGGTGGGGCGCACCGTCAATTTCCAGTTGCTGACCGCGGCGGTGTCGTTCAATTTCGCCGGCTTTTTCCTGTATGTGCCGTCGGCGCCGGTATTCCTGATGCAGCATCTGCGCCTGGGTCCGACCGAATTCCTGTGGCTGTTCGGCCCGGCGGTGTCGGGCATCATGTTCGGCGCTTACCTGTCGGGGCGCATGGCCGGACATTTCTCGTCGCGGGAGGTGGTGTCGCGCGCTTATTGGCTGATGTTCGCCGCGGCGCTGGCTAATCTGGTGTACAACCTGTTGGCTCCCGAGCAGGCGCTGCCGTGGGCGGTGTTGCCGCTGGCGCTGTACACCACGGGCATGTCGCTGGCCGCGCCGTCGATCACGCTGAACCTGATGGACCAGTTTCCGGAGCTGCGCGGCACCGCGTCTTCGCTGCAGGGTTTTTGTCAGACCATGGTGTCCAGCCTGGTTGCCGGCGTGATCGCGCCGCTGGCCTGGGCCAGCCCCTTGAGGCTGGCCCTGGTGATGAATCTGCTGCTGCTGCTGGGATTTATCTGCCGGATGGGATATCGGTTTAGACAGCTTGGGAAGGACGAAAACAAACCGGCCGTTTGA
- the arsC gene encoding arsenate reductase (glutaredoxin) (This arsenate reductase requires both glutathione and glutaredoxin to convert arsenate to arsenite, after which the efflux transporter formed by ArsA and ArsB can extrude the arsenite from the cell, providing resistance.) produces the protein MIRLYHNPKCSKSRAALSLLEEAGAEIEIVEYLKHPPSYEELDQLLGLLGLEPRELMRQKEEEYADLYLDDITLERKHLIAAMVDNPNLIERPIAIADGRAVIGRPPERVLNLLGK, from the coding sequence ATGATCCGTCTCTATCACAATCCCAAGTGCTCGAAATCCCGAGCCGCCCTCAGCCTGCTGGAAGAGGCCGGCGCCGAAATCGAAATCGTCGAGTATCTGAAGCACCCTCCCAGCTATGAGGAACTGGACCAGCTGCTGGGCCTGCTGGGCCTGGAGCCGCGCGAGCTGATGCGCCAGAAGGAAGAGGAGTACGCCGACCTCTACCTGGACGACATCACGTTGGAACGCAAGCATCTGATCGCCGCGATGGTGGACAATCCCAACCTGATCGAACGCCCCATCGCCATCGCGGATGGCCGCGCCGTGATCGGCCGCCCGCCGGAGCGGGTGCTGAATCTGCTGGGCAAATAA
- a CDS encoding GumC family protein — MSVDQMKEIQIQSSQPTQNDEIDLTALLVKLARQRNWIIACTILCGTVTLCYALLAKPIFTAQTSIMPPQQQSSGMSALLGQLGGLAGAAGGISGLKNPNDLYIGMLQSRTVADKLIARFKLQSRYEQETVEGARKTLQQKSSFVSGKDGLIAVAVDDTDPQFAATLANAYVDELKALNRSLAVTDAAKRRLFFEQQLKDTKAQLAAAETDLRKTQEATGLILPEGQLPAIVSSVTQLRATIAAKEVQLEAMKSFATAQNPAYIKAQQELSGLHEQLAKLETGQRGNGDLLVPTGKFAQSGLEYMRKLRELKYQETIFELLSKQYELAKIDEAKDSSLIQVLDTAVPPELKSKPKRSLIVMLGLLGGLMIGILSALLRDLFQSEHSQQRRRQLLLALKSSQ, encoded by the coding sequence ATGAGCGTGGATCAGATGAAAGAAATACAGATACAGTCAAGCCAGCCAACTCAAAACGATGAGATCGATTTGACGGCACTTCTGGTTAAGCTGGCTCGACAGCGAAACTGGATCATAGCTTGCACTATCTTGTGCGGGACAGTGACCCTCTGCTATGCCTTGCTGGCCAAGCCGATTTTCACCGCACAAACCAGCATCATGCCTCCGCAACAGCAAAGCAGCGGCATGAGCGCCCTGCTTGGGCAATTGGGTGGATTGGCCGGAGCGGCAGGCGGCATCTCGGGTCTGAAAAATCCGAACGACCTATACATCGGCATGTTGCAGAGCCGCACCGTCGCCGACAAGCTGATTGCCCGTTTCAAGCTGCAATCACGCTATGAGCAAGAAACCGTCGAAGGGGCTCGCAAAACACTGCAACAGAAATCCAGTTTCGTCAGCGGAAAGGATGGCCTAATAGCCGTTGCCGTGGACGATACCGATCCTCAATTTGCCGCCACACTGGCGAATGCCTACGTTGATGAACTGAAGGCGCTCAATCGCTCGCTAGCCGTCACTGACGCCGCCAAGCGCCGTCTGTTCTTCGAACAGCAGCTGAAAGACACCAAGGCGCAATTGGCGGCGGCAGAGACAGACTTGCGCAAGACACAGGAAGCGACGGGCCTGATCCTGCCTGAGGGTCAATTGCCGGCCATTGTGTCCTCCGTCACCCAGCTGCGCGCCACCATCGCGGCCAAAGAAGTCCAACTGGAGGCGATGAAAAGCTTCGCGACAGCTCAGAATCCTGCCTACATCAAAGCACAGCAGGAGTTGAGCGGCCTGCACGAGCAATTGGCCAAGCTGGAAACCGGCCAACGCGGCAACGGCGACCTATTGGTTCCAACCGGGAAGTTTGCGCAGAGCGGCTTGGAATACATGCGCAAGCTGCGTGAACTGAAATATCAGGAAACCATTTTCGAACTGCTGTCCAAACAGTACGAATTGGCGAAGATAGACGAAGCCAAGGATTCCTCGCTGATTCAAGTACTGGATACGGCGGTCCCCCCTGAACTCAAGAGCAAACCAAAGCGATCCCTTATCGTGATGCTTGGCTTGCTCGGGGGATTGATGATAGGCATACTCAGCGCCTTGCTGCGCGATTTGTTTCAGAGTGAGCACTCCCAGCAGCGGCGGCGCCAACTGTTGCTCGCTCTCAAGAGCAGCCAATGA
- a CDS encoding MarR family transcriptional regulator: MSPNKSFSQLEQAINRVESRFPGVPRQEVILTRLIFHIVPRLTSHLCECLKQHGLNETVWMALLALYACPNQMLNPSDISETLDSSRTNATRIADELVKNGWAARSASAEDRRKIVLELTPAGVELVEGLLPYSREIHRSLWADFEADEKAELERLMRKLLSKLGG; the protein is encoded by the coding sequence ATGAGTCCAAACAAGTCCTTTTCCCAGTTGGAGCAAGCGATCAACCGCGTCGAATCGCGCTTTCCCGGCGTGCCCCGCCAGGAAGTGATCCTGACCCGCCTGATCTTCCACATCGTGCCGCGGCTGACCTCCCATCTGTGCGAGTGCCTGAAGCAGCATGGCCTGAACGAGACGGTGTGGATGGCGCTGCTGGCCTTGTACGCCTGTCCGAACCAGATGCTGAATCCATCGGATATCAGCGAAACGCTGGACTCCTCGCGCACCAATGCCACCCGCATCGCGGACGAGTTGGTGAAAAACGGCTGGGCCGCGCGCTCGGCCAGCGCCGAGGACCGGCGGAAGATCGTGCTGGAGTTGACGCCTGCCGGCGTGGAGCTGGTGGAAGGCCTGCTGCCCTACTCCCGCGAAATCCACCGCTCGCTGTGGGCCGACTTCGAAGCCGACGAGAAAGCCGAACTGGAACGGCTGATGCGCAAGCTCCTGAGCAAGCTCGGCGGCTGA
- a CDS encoding homoserine kinase produces MSVYTTVSRESLQHWLQGYALGQLLELKGIAAGITNTNYFVTTTHGRYVLTLFETLHLDELPYYLTLMSHLAKHGVACPAPVADHTDRFASTLAGKPACLVSCLGGQDVSHPSAEQCRAVGETLAQMHKAGATFPLQMKNPRGPRWWSRTAQQLYPQLPADQAELLREEIQFQDSHRFDHLPSGVIHADLFRDNVLLNGNHISGFIDFYYACNDILLYDVAIAVNDWARLDDGELDGGLAKAFLEGYQSERPLEAAERDCWPVMLRAAALRFWVSRLQDLYQPASGELTYTKDPAVFQNLLLGHRLRQDFWLD; encoded by the coding sequence ATGTCGGTTTACACCACGGTCAGCCGGGAATCGTTGCAACACTGGCTGCAGGGCTACGCGCTGGGGCAATTGCTTGAGCTGAAAGGCATTGCGGCGGGCATCACCAATACCAACTACTTCGTCACCACCACGCATGGCCGCTACGTGCTGACGCTGTTCGAAACGCTGCATCTGGACGAGTTGCCCTACTACCTGACGCTGATGAGCCACCTGGCCAAACACGGCGTCGCCTGCCCTGCGCCAGTCGCCGACCACACCGACCGCTTCGCGTCGACGCTGGCCGGCAAGCCGGCCTGCCTGGTCAGCTGCCTCGGGGGACAAGACGTCAGCCACCCCAGCGCGGAGCAATGCCGCGCAGTCGGCGAAACGCTGGCCCAGATGCACAAGGCCGGCGCCACCTTCCCGCTGCAGATGAAGAACCCGCGCGGCCCGCGCTGGTGGAGCCGGACCGCGCAGCAGCTGTATCCGCAGCTGCCCGCCGATCAGGCCGAACTGCTGCGGGAGGAAATACAGTTCCAGGACAGTCACCGCTTCGATCACCTGCCCAGCGGCGTGATCCATGCCGACCTGTTCCGGGACAATGTTTTGTTGAATGGAAACCACATCAGCGGCTTCATCGACTTCTACTACGCCTGCAACGACATCCTGTTGTACGACGTGGCCATCGCGGTCAACGACTGGGCGCGGCTTGACGACGGCGAACTCGATGGCGGACTGGCCAAAGCCTTTCTCGAAGGCTATCAATCGGAAAGGCCGCTGGAAGCCGCCGAACGCGACTGCTGGCCTGTCATGCTCAGGGCCGCCGCGCTGCGCTTCTGGGTATCCCGGCTGCAAGATCTCTATCAGCCCGCGAGCGGCGAACTCACCTACACCAAGGATCCGGCCGTGTTCCAGAACCTGCTGCTGGGCCACCGCCTCCGGCAGGACTTCTGGCTGGACTAA